The Verrucomicrobiales bacterium DNA window GATCTCCACTTTCAAGTGCGCGACACCGGAACCGGCATTCCCAAGGACAAGCTAGGCCTCCTCTTCCAAAACTTTACCCAAACCGACACGTCGATCAGCCGAAGGTTCGGCGGAACCGGCTTGGGACTCGCGATCTGCAAGGGGTTGGTGGAGCTCATGGGCGGGCAAATCTGGGCCGAAAGCGTGGAAGGCTCAGGCTCCACGTTTCATTTCAAGGTCTGCCTTCCCGAGGCGCAGGTTGCGGCGCCGACGCCCAAGCCACCTCCCGAGATCCTCATCGGCAAACGATTGCTGGTCGTGGACGACAACGAGACGAACCGCCGCATCCTCAGCCTGCTGGGCGGCCGATGGGGAATGCAGACGGTGCTAGCCTCGCGCCCCAGCGAAGCCCTCACGCTTCTGAAAAGCAATCAACCCTTCGACATTGCCCTATTCGACATGCTCATGCCGGAAATGGATGGCATGCGCCTCGCCGCCGAGGTCCGTAAGATGCCCTCCCGACGCGCCATGCCCATCGTGCTGCTTACCTCCATCGGCCCGCGCGACGAACTGCTGCAGGGGGCGAATGAAGTCTTTGATGCCTGCCTGACGAAGCCGGTCAAACCGCTGCAGCTCGAAGAGGCCCTGCTTCGAGTTTGCGCGCCGGCCACCACGGCGCCTCGCCCCGCATCCGTCGTCAGCTCCCCCGCCGTCCCATCGATGGACACCCAGCTTGCCAAAAGGTTCCCCTTCAAAATTCTGGTCGCCGACGACAACCCGATCAATCTCAAGGTCGCCTGCCGCCTGCTGTCCCAGATGGGCTACAAGACCGAGGTGGCCAACAATGGCGAAGAGGCCCTGCAGGCGGTCGGACAGCAAGCGTTCGACCTGGTGTTCATGGACCTGCAAATGCCCCAACTCGATGGGCTGGAAGCCACTCGCCGCATCCGCCAACGCCAGACGGCAACGCCCAGGGATTCGCGTTACGATCGAAAGATTATCATCATCGCCATGACGGCCAATGCCATGCCCGGGGATCGCGAGAAATGTCTCGGCGCCGGCATGGACGAGTACATTCCCAAGCCCATTCAACCCGCTAAGATCCAGACCCTCATCGAACTCTTCGGAAAGCAATTGTTCGTCGATGGGCTTCCGATCTCGACGCCAGGGGCCGAGCAATCCCAGACGACGATAACGGCGGCGCCCGATCGATTGTCCTCGCCGACCACCCCAGCAGGGTCCGGTGCGGCCCCCCTTCCGCGCAACGCCCCCGGCCTGGCACCATCAGCCTCGCTCGTCCCACCGGTGAACATGGACCGCTTGATGGACTTTGCAGCGGGCGACCTCACTCAACTGGACGAATTGATTGAGGTCTACGTCACCCAAACCACTTCAAATTTGGAGAAGCTGCGCCTGATGCTGGAATCGAATGAAGTGGAGCAGTCGATCCGGATTTCCCACTCCGCCGCCGGGGCCAGCGCAACCTGCGGGATGGACGCCATGAGCGCCCCGTTTAAGCAAATAGAACAGCTCCTCAACAGCGGAAACCTCCACGCGGCGCGGCAGGTCTCCGAGCTGCTGCCGGTGGAATTCGGAAGGACCAAAATCTACCTCGCGGAGCAACGACGAAAGCTCGCTGCTTGATTCAATCTCTTAGCGTATGAAGAAGCGGATTCTCATCATCGAAGACGATCAGATCGTAGCGACGGTCTATCGGAACCTGCTCAACAACCGAGGTTACCAGGCGGAGGTGGCGGTCGATGGGCCGAGCGGGCTGGCGGCGGTTCAAAGTTTTAAACCGGATGCAATCCTGCTGGACATCATGCTGCCACACACGAGTGGCGTGGAGCTGCTCCAAAGGATCCGCTCGGACAGCTCTCTGGCGGGGGTGCCCGTGCTCGTGTTCACCAACGCCTATATTCCCAACATGGTGGAGGTGGCGCGTAACTCCGGCGCCAACTTCGTCTTTAGCAAGTCCACTCTCACCTCGCGCCAGCTGCTCGAAGCCCTGGCCGCGAGCGTTCCCGGAGCGCCCGCACCGCTGGCCACGGCCTTTGTCCGCCGGGGTGATTCCGCGGCCAGCGCAACGACCGGGAGCTTGTCCAGCCCCACACTTTCCACGCCGGTTGCAGCGAACACCGCGCCGCGGAACGAAGGCAACATCGTTCCAATGGGGAATCCGTCTTGGGAAGGCTTCAGTTCACCGCTCCCCGCGCCGGAAGCCGGATCTTCCGCAGCGACGGAAATAATCTACCGAGACCGAAGCCGATCGAATCGCCCCTCAACTCCGTCCACCGCACAGATCCATAAACAGTCGGAAGCCCCGGCGCCGGATATCGCACGCCTGAAACAGGACTTTCTGCAAACGGTCGACAAATCCATCACTCAGCTGCGCTACAACCTCTCCGAGCTCGCTAAGGCAGCGAACGAAGCCAGTCAATCGGGGATGCTCGAGGAGCTTCATCGGCAGGTGAGAGGTATCGGGGCCAATGCAGGGTTTGCCGGCTTTCAGCCCGCGGCCGACTTAAGCGCTGCGTTCGAGGTGCTCCTCCGAGAACTCTCCGAAAAACCGAAGAACTACAACGCATCCATTCAGAGGACGACGGCGGACACGGTCGATGTTCTCACGGAGCTCCTTGTGCACCGCATCGAGGACAACTTGCTCGAAGATCCCCCACCCGCCATCCTCGTGGTCGATGATGAGATGCTCTCGCGACGAGCCGTAACATTTGCCTTGGAGAAGGGACATCTTCGCGCGACCGATACCGCAGACCCTCAGGAAGCGCTCAAGCTGGCCACCTCTCAACCCTACGACTTGATCTTTCTCGACGTGCAGATGCCTGGGCTCAACGGGTTTGACCTCTGCACTCAGATCCGCGCCCAGCTGGTCAACCAGAAGACTCCCGTGATCTTCGTGACCAGCATGACCGATTTCAAAA harbors:
- a CDS encoding response regulator is translated as MSVPQRAENRPRRVLLVEDEPEWLSIIQGAVRDSQITLDLAKTGEEAVQLLSREPYEMVILDLGLPDIDGFELLRRIRVLLPTPQTPILILSARKDLADKLRGFELGVCDFLTKPIDLSELNARIQAILRGKKRVDVLMDLNRRLEAAREEAEAAARAKSDFLANMSHEIRTPMNGVIAMTEILLQTPLNAEQRDCLDTIRSSGETLLAILNDILNLSKIESGKLELERQPFSLQQCIEEALDLLAAQASRKRLDLNYIIEEHGLPHMRGDSLRLRQVITNLVGNAIKFTEKGEVSVEVFASRTAQGSGNWDLHFQVRDTGTGIPKDKLGLLFQNFTQTDTSISRRFGGTGLGLAICKGLVELMGGQIWAESVEGSGSTFHFKVCLPEAQVAAPTPKPPPEILIGKRLLVVDDNETNRRILSLLGGRWGMQTVLASRPSEALTLLKSNQPFDIALFDMLMPEMDGMRLAAEVRKMPSRRAMPIVLLTSIGPRDELLQGANEVFDACLTKPVKPLQLEEALLRVCAPATTAPRPASVVSSPAVPSMDTQLAKRFPFKILVADDNPINLKVACRLLSQMGYKTEVANNGEEALQAVGQQAFDLVFMDLQMPQLDGLEATRRIRQRQTATPRDSRYDRKIIIIAMTANAMPGDREKCLGAGMDEYIPKPIQPAKIQTLIELFGKQLFVDGLPISTPGAEQSQTTITAAPDRLSSPTTPAGSGAAPLPRNAPGLAPSASLVPPVNMDRLMDFAAGDLTQLDELIEVYVTQTTSNLEKLRLMLESNEVEQSIRISHSAAGASATCGMDAMSAPFKQIEQLLNSGNLHAARQVSELLPVEFGRTKIYLAEQRRKLAA
- a CDS encoding response regulator; this encodes MKKRILIIEDDQIVATVYRNLLNNRGYQAEVAVDGPSGLAAVQSFKPDAILLDIMLPHTSGVELLQRIRSDSSLAGVPVLVFTNAYIPNMVEVARNSGANFVFSKSTLTSRQLLEALAASVPGAPAPLATAFVRRGDSAASATTGSLSSPTLSTPVAANTAPRNEGNIVPMGNPSWEGFSSPLPAPEAGSSAATEIIYRDRSRSNRPSTPSTAQIHKQSEAPAPDIARLKQDFLQTVDKSITQLRYNLSELAKAANEASQSGMLEELHRQVRGIGANAGFAGFQPAADLSAAFEVLLRELSEKPKNYNASIQRTTADTVDVLTELLVHRIEDNLLEDPPPAILVVDDEMLSRRAVTFALEKGHLRATDTADPQEALKLATSQPYDLIFLDVQMPGLNGFDLCTQIRAQLVNQKTPVIFVTSMTDFKSRVRSTLSGGTDLIAKPFMFFELTVKAMSTLLRNRAAVLSSKKLKQAA